GGGCCTTTTGCTCGCCATCCTCAGTCTTGGGAGCCTTGACTGCCTGCTTGAGTACGCTCGTGGAGCAGGCTATCCTGAGCCGCATTCTGGCGCGAGCGACGGGGATGGGCTGGTGGGCTATCAGTGCCTTCATGGCCTCCAGAGCCTGGAGCTTTGCGTTCTTGGTGGTGACAACGCCGGTCCAGAGGAGCTTCGAGGATttgccgccggcggcctctCCGTTCTCGCTAGCCGCGGCGGTGGTCGGCGTGGCGGTGCCGCTACTGCTCTCCGTCTTGCCGTCGGCTGCTGActtgttttgttgttgttgctgctgctgttgcgtgTGGGCCTGGGAGCTGAGCATGTCCAGGGCCTTTTCTATCATGCCGGTGGTGTAGACGCGCTTGGTTCTCGGGTCGACGAGCTTGCTGGCCACTATGCCGACGACCTCGTTATGGACGCGCTCCAGCTGCTGCGCCCGCTCCTTATCTCCGACTTGTATGTCTCCCTTGTTTAATATCTCGAGGATCACGTCGGCGACGGGGACGTCCTTGCCAAAGGCCTTGGCCAGGTCGGCCGAGGGCGCTGTCTGGCccttgctgacgttgaggaaGACATTGGGGATCTGAAGGACGTTGTCCAGGTCCGTCTCGATACCGGAGCGCCACTCGAGCACCTTGTTTTTGTAGCACGCGATCTCGAAGCGCTTCTTGCCCTTTTTGAGTCGCACGAGCGAGACATTTGTCAGCTTGATCTGGTTGGAGGGTTGGTTTATTTGCCGCGACATGACTGCTGCGTCTAGAGCGATTAAGCTTGATAGCGACTCGGGATGTAGTGTTCCTTTTTCTTAAGATTTCCTAGCCAGTGCGGTGTCCAAAGAGATATGAAGACACCTCAGGTAGTACGTAGGTAAGAGATAGTCGAGTCGAggaggggttgatttgctgTTGAGAGAcgatttttttcccctttctcTCTCTGTCTTCTGTTTTtattctagactagattGAAAGCAGGAGTAAGTTCGACAGCGATCTATTTGAAAAAAAGCACACCACTCGGCGCAATGAATCTTAAGAAATGACTGCGTGAAAATTTACGGAAGCTACATGTCATTCAATTGTGGAAGGATCGATTTGTTGATGAAATTCACGTCATTGCTGGACACCGAGCAACTGCCTCTTGCCCCTCCATGGCTGTTCTCCACATTGCGGCCGTTAGGGTGGGAGAAATTGCCTTCTCCAACTAAGACGACTGCGACATGAGCTGCTATGGTTCATCCATGGCAAAACAACAGCCGTGGAAAAGCATGATAAATTCAAGTGGAATGCCTGAtctaactaggtaggtaccctgCCAATACCTGGCTTATTGGATAGACAAATGTACGGCGCGAAGAGCTTTGGTTCGATGTTTACGTTTCTAGCTGTACCGGTAGGTACTTCGTAGGACGCTACCTTGCGCTACATTGGCTAGGTATCTTAGTAAGAATAGGATTGACAACAGTAGCAAGAGTAAGTAGATTCCACCAGGCAACGCGAACCGACCTGTCAATATGAGAGAGGCACCTTGATTGGCCCTCTTtgcgtaccttacctacttgGCGATAGAGGTAGTATTAGCTATCAGGGTATCTCGCGACTTATCGGACTTGAGAGTCGCGTGATGCAAGTTAGCAGATCATTGGCTGGGGCACGTGGGCACCGACCCACCAAAATCCCGTAGTAGGCACTCATTCGCCGGGCTTACCAGGGTGACCGCGCCACTTCCCCCAGATGGCAGAGGCCCAGTGATGACGCTAGGTTGTCGGGCCAAACCCAAACAGCAAGGCCGAGCTCGTTTCAAAGGGCGGGCGCCAGCTCCCCTGCCCGCTCTCACTGTGAGTACCTCAGGTACCTACAGTACCTACGTAACCTCGGGGGCTGGCTgagctaccttacctacctacatctTGAGCTCTAAGCTCTCTTTCCTTCTTCCCACATCCCATCTCATCTCTTCTCTCCTTTCATCCATCAATCACACTCCGGTTCGATTGGGTTGTTCGACCAATCCGCCCTTTCTCTTATTCCACCACGTTTCAGGCTCCGGAAAAAGTGATTTATTGACTTGCAGTGCGAGTCACCCGATTCGGAGCAAGCTATCCATAAGTCAACTCGCAACCCCGACAGCCATCAATCATGAGGATAGCTACATCCACGCTGCTAGTCGGCGCCGCATCGGCAGCCTTCGCGCCCCAGGATGGCACCCAGCGTGTGCTCAATGGCTTCGACTCGATCAAGTCGGCCGCCCACTCTATCCAGAAGCCACTCCAGACGTTCGAGGAGGCCATGGCCAGCATGACGTCCGAGGCCAAAGCCAACTGGGACCACCTTAAGCTGCTCGTCCCCGACGCCGAGGAGCAGGCCAAGACCTTCTTCCCCAAGAAGCCCAAGCCTGCCAGCCGTAAGCCCGACAGTGCTTGGGATCACATCGTCAAGGGCGCCGACATTCAGGCCATGTGGGTCGAGGGTGCCACCCCTGAAGAAACGCACCGCAAGATTGACGGCAAGCTTGACAACTACAACCTCCGTGCCCGGTCTGTTGACCCGTCCAAGCTGGGCGTCGACACCGTGAAGCAGTACAGCGGTTACCTCGATGACGAGGCCAACGACAAGCATCTCTTCTACTGTAAGTCTTTGGCTCATTTATCTAACCGCTAGCGTCAATTTTCAACCTGAAGCTGACCTCGCCCCATCTTGATCAATCTCAGGGTTCTTCGAGTCGAGGAATGACCCCAAGAACGACCCCGTCGTGCTTTGGCTCAACGGTGGCCCGGGCTGCTCGTCGCTCACTGGTCTGCTCTTTGAGCTTGGCCCCGGTGCGATCAACGCCAAGATCGAAATCGTCCACAACCCATACGCATGGAACAACAACGCTTCAGTCATCTTCCTTGACCAGCCCGTCAACGTCGGCTACTCGTACTCGGGTGGCTCCGTCAGCAATACTGTGGCCGCCGGCAAGGACATCTACGCTCTCTTGACTCTCTTTTTCCACCAGTTCCCCGAGTATGCGAAGCAGGACTTCCACATCGCCGGCGAGTCGTACGCTGGTCACTACATTCCCGTCTTTGCTTCGGAAATTCTGTCTCACAAGAAGCGCAACATCAACCTCAAGTCAGTTCTcattggcaacggcttgACGGATGGCCTTACCCAGTACGAGTACTACCGTCCCATGGCCTGTGGCGAGGGCGGCTGGAAGGCCGTTCTCAGCGAGTCTGAGTGCCAGGCAATGGACAACGCCCTGCCCCGATGCCAGTCCATGATCCAGAACTGCTACGACAGCGGCAGCGTTTGGTCGTGCGTCCCCGCATCCATCTACTGCAACAACGCCATGATCGGCCCCTACCAGCGCACCGGCCGCAATGTCTACGACATCCGTGGCCCCTGCAAGGACAGCGGAAACCTGTGCTACCCTGAGCTTGGCTACATCTCTGAATACTTGAACCGCCGTGAAGTCATGGAGGCTCTCGGCGCCGAGGTCAGCTCGTACGACTCGTGCAACTTTGACATCAACCGCAACTTCCTTTTCCAGGGCGACTGGATGCAGCCATACCACCGTCTTGTGCCCGAGCTCCTCAACCAGATCCCTGTTCTCATCTACGCTGGCGATGCCGACTTCATCTGCAACTGGCTCGGTAACCAGGGTTGGACCGAGGCTCTCGAGTGGAAGGGCAAGAAGGACTACAACCGCGCCGACTACAGCCCCCTGACCCTTGCCTCGGCCCACGACGTCAAGCCCTACGGCAAGGTTAAGTCGAGTGGCAACTTCACCTTCATGAAGATCTTTGAGGCCGGCCACATGGTTCCGTACGACCAGGCCGAGCCATCCGTTGACTTTGTCAACAGGTGGTTGGCCGGCGAGTGGTTTGCTGCTTGAATGAGGATGACGATGTAAAGGGGGATATTTTTGTCTCTTGTGTTTTCTTGCTCGAAGTAGTTGATTCGAATTTGAGAGTTCGGCATTGTTATTAGCAGTCATTGCTCCTCATTCCTGTCTACTGTCAAAGTCTAAGTTGGCCAAGATCGGAATGGGAAATTGATGCTTAAAATGTGCTTTGGATTGCAAACATTGGTATAAATGGCACAGCTTTCTATCCCTAAAGAGTGTACACTCCCCTAGATTGTATTCTTAATTCAAGTTAGTCCAAGACAATTTGCAAAGGAAACCAGCCGCAGACATGACCAAAGACGCATTACCCAATGTTGGCATCCCATATTAGCATAGTAGTATGCGTATTAAAAGCCGTGCGTGGCCATTGAAAGAACTCCATGAGCAGCCCGATTGTGCCAAGTTGTCACTTTCCAAGTCCCTCACCAAGCGCATGTCCGAGAATGAATGGGATAACAGATGATCCACAGCGTTCAATTTCTCATGTTCAGAACACGGTATCATACAAGGTCGATACGCAGGGGACCCTTTCTGCCTCCTAAAAACAAACAATAAGTAGCTCCGTCAACTCCTGTACACCAGGCTGCCCAGCCCCCCCTTTACTACTCTGACCAAAAATCCCCCATTCCATGACCCCCGACCATGCCACAAGGGGAATCGCGTTTTTCGCCTACCCCATGCCTAAACGCCAGGGACGCCAGGCCTCATGAGCATAGCCGATCTCAAAAAGAACATCTATATAAATCGTACATCCCAGCCAGTTCTCGCTAGGGGGTAAAAATGAAAATAGAAAAGACAGCACTAATCAACCGTTCTCAGGGATTTGGTCAATTTTCAGAACAAGTACTCGAAGAGCCTATTGCTACCATCCTCCGTGTAGAAATCTCCAACATGCTGTGTACAACACGCGGGATAAGAGTATCTCGGCAAATGGCGTACCAATGTAAAGACACTCTGAAAGATTCACAAGTGTCCGTGCTATCATGTTCATAATTCAACAATAGTAAGAGCAACAGTCTTTAGGTAGACTGAGCTCATATTTGCTACATCTCAGCCCCAGACGCAGTTCGGGCGCCACTCTTTGACTGCGCCTCTTACCAGTTTGGCAAAGAGATGCGCCATGTGGTTAGATGAGCATAGCAGTCCTTTTTTTCGTGGACTCCGCGTTATTATTGACCTGGAGATCCAGGTCTTGGTGCAGCTTTGACCTTCAAGCTAGCAAGGTGCAACAACCTCAAGCGACCTTTTGAGGTGAGCTCTTTGAGAGGTGAGTCGTGATGCTTCGCCTTCAATGAATCTTTTTGGTTTGGCTCAGACGCCTCAAGAAGCTGTATATGAGATGTGGCAGCTGATGAAGGCATACCAACAGGACCTCGTGCTTCGGGTATATCTGAGTGAACAGTAGTACTGAACTTTTTATCGTCGTAGTCTACCGACAAATTCTTCTGGTCTCCTCAACCAGCAGTGTCGGCAGCCGATAACGGTGGACTTGCACCCCTGTGACGTCGGAAGAAAGTGAAAGCATTCATTCTGAATCTGCTTGACTTCTTCTTGAGCGTGCTCCCTTCAACGGATAGCTTGCCGTTGGGCGATGTGGAATGAGTGTCATCCTCAACCGAGTGCGACGGGCTGATTTCGAGTCTCGAATCCGAGTGGCTCTTGTGGTCTAATCTGACTGGCAGTTGATGCTTGTTGGCATGTGGCTCGTCCGGAGCTGTGACCATCGTGGCAGGGACGCTGACGGGTCGATCCAGAGATTCCTGGCTGAGAATGCTAGTACCTTGCGTGCTAGGCGAAAGTGGCATCTTGCCCGTGGTTGCGCTAGTTGCCTGAGAAGCCCAGTCGCCCGTACCCGGTGCCGATGCGCTCCCATCCGTCGCTTCACTGCAGCGCTGTTTCCGAGACGTGCATGGCCGACTCTCTTGCATATTGAACGGGTCAGTTGCTGCAAAATCAGCGACCGCTTCAAACTCACTTGTCGTTCCGTTGACCTCCTTGTACTGATTGTACGGTTCAGGTATATGCGGGGGCTTGTGCTCTGGGTTCGTGTCGGGCTTCTCCTCAGGGTTGGCGTGTCGCTTTAATACATCTTCTGCCGAAATATCGTTCTTGCCATGTCCGTCTGATATATCGATTGCATATTCAGACTCTGCGGGAATTATGACGCTCATCGTCTTTGGAGATAACGTCGGTTCCCGCGCGGCCTTTGGTCTGTCATGCCTCGATTGCTCTGCCACAATCATCTGGTCAAACAAAGCCTTGTTGATCTCCAGCTCGTCAACGCAATATTGCATCGCTGGGAGGATGTCGGCAACTCCTTGGAAAAGTGGTATGGCGAATAGGTTCATAAAGCCCAGTTGCGCCTTTGAGAGAGAAATCACGTCCTTCTTTGGTGGTGCCATGAGCGAAGACTGAATACCAAGATCAGTTTCCATCGAAGCTTGACGGGAAAACTCATCGGACAGGATGTGCGTCCACTTCAAAGCTGTGTCATGCTTTCGCGCCTAGCAAAGAGTCAAAGTGTGAGCCTCGAGCAACGAAAACAAGTTCCTAGAGTCATCTAATGATACGTACCACATTGCTTATATCAGCACATTTGATCAATATAGCGCACGCCAGTGCCTTGTGCTCTTCGATCACGCGTCCGTTCCACCCCTCTATTGCATTATTCTCGTGCAGCTTCTCCTGGAGGTCGCCGAGTTTCTTCATGTAGTCAAAGTGAAGCCCCATATCAgtcgccaggatcgaactaATCATCAGGTTTCGCATCTGCAAGTCTTCAAAGGCCGCTGGCCAGTATCTCCGCAAAATCTGTGAATAAGCCGCACAATGGAATGACTCCAAGACAGAGCGGTCGTTATAAAGCTGGGCAAGAGGTGCGTTGAGCGTCACCAAAAAGCCATTGTTAACTCCTGGGTGTCCAACATCATGGCCGACGGCCGTGACAAGCAACGTCAATGCTTCGAAAGGCTTCATGAGTGTGGCAATGGGAGATGTTGGTTGTGGAGTGGCAATGTAGTCGTCGCTGCGAGGCGGAAATGGTGGTAACGAGCCGATCTGTACCAAAAAGTTGAAGGTGGCCTGCAAAACATCGATAACGTGCCGGAAATTATGGTAAGGCACGAAATTGTTATAAGCTGCTCGGCACGCGATCAGAAAAGTCGATAGTTGGTCTGTCGGTATGCAGCCAAAAGAAGCGGTCAGCAATTGACACTGCAATAGGCGCAATCTTTATGGAAAAGGGTATACGCCTAGCCAGTCTTTTGATATTGGAAAACTCACCGGTCGACATTCTCCAGCGCTCAAGCTCTGGCATGGCGAGCGCATGCTTCAGCATCAGCGTTGCCGCCACTATCAATTCGTCGTCACTAAAGTCGTGCGCGCAGAAATGCCACCGAGAGACGGCTTTGGCGATCTGCGACCGGCGATCCTGGGACACTGAGATCCTAACGTTCGAAACCCGATCATCCTGATCATCCCCTGGGCGGCAAATGCGCCCCATAAGGCTTGACACCATGTCTTCCCTGAGATAAGCATACGGCTTTGCGTCGTCTACACCAACCCAAGACCGCTTGCGCCCACGCTTCAATTCCAATACGGCTTGTCTTTGTTTGGAGGCCTCCTTGTATGCCTGGTATGCATGCACCTGTATCGAGGTTACGCACTTGAGGGGTTTGACCATGACATCGGTTGCGCCCAGGTCCAGACAATACTTGAAAAGACCCAGATCAACCGAATCATGGGGGTTTTTCGATATCCGGCCGGATTTCTCACGTATCGAAGCCTGAGTGACATCTGCTGAAAATTCGTCTACGCCAGGAGAGCCCACGAGAGAAATTGGCACGACTAAACTGGACACATTACGCAGGTGAGACTCCGAAACAATCCTCTGCAGCAATCTTGTGCCGTATAAATCCGCATCGTTGGAGGTATGCGAGAATTCATCATCCAGCGATTCGGTTGTCCGCGAAGGTGTCCTAGGCCGTGAATGTGAGCCTGACCGGGGTCTATCTTTGGGCGTTGGCTCGTTGTTGGAGACATCAATTAGGACAATTATGGGTTTTGTCTCGATGATTGAATGATCGAGCAAGTCGAAGAGCTGGGTCAAGCATGACGCTCCGGTTGCGACGAGGTGGACTGCCGTTATGAATCGTCAGGTCGCGTGTGCACAAGGGCATAGAGAACCTACTGCAAaggcgggggggggggagaacTAACCAT
The Pyricularia oryzae 70-15 chromosome 1, whole genome shotgun sequence DNA segment above includes these coding regions:
- a CDS encoding shwachman-Bodian-Diamond syndrome protein, whose product is MSRQINQPSNQIKLTNVSLVRLKKGKKRFEIACYKNKVLEWRSGIETDLDNVLQIPNVFLNVSKGQTAPSADLAKAFGKDVPVADVILEILNKGDIQVGDKERAQQLERVHNEVVGIVASKLVDPRTKRVYTTGMIEKALDMLSSQAHTQQQQQQQQNKSAADGKTESSSGTATPTTAAASENGEAAGGKSSKLLWTGVVTTKNAKLQALEAMKALIAHQPIPVARARMRLRIACSTSVLKQAVKAPKTEDGEQKAPGTVKDKILGYIEQVENQDVVGSEWEVTGFVEPGAFKAVSDFIGNETKGQGRVEVLDMAVTHED
- a CDS encoding carboxypeptidase Y, encoding MRIATSTLLVGAASAAFAPQDGTQRVLNGFDSIKSAAHSIQKPLQTFEEAMASMTSEAKANWDHLKLLVPDAEEQAKTFFPKKPKPASRKPDSAWDHIVKGADIQAMWVEGATPEETHRKIDGKLDNYNLRARSVDPSKLGVDTVKQYSGYLDDEANDKHLFYWFFESRNDPKNDPVVLWLNGGPGCSSLTGLLFELGPGAINAKIEIVHNPYAWNNNASVIFLDQPVNVGYSYSGGSVSNTVAAGKDIYALLTLFFHQFPEYAKQDFHIAGESYAGHYIPVFASEILSHKKRNINLKSVLIGNGLTDGLTQYEYYRPMACGEGGWKAVLSESECQAMDNALPRCQSMIQNCYDSGSVWSCVPASIYCNNAMIGPYQRTGRNVYDIRGPCKDSGNLCYPELGYISEYLNRREVMEALGAEVSSYDSCNFDINRNFLFQGDWMQPYHRLVPELLNQIPVLIYAGDADFICNWLGNQGWTEALEWKGKKDYNRADYSPLTLASAHDVKPYGKVKSSGNFTFMKIFEAGHMVPYDQAEPSVDFVNRWLAGEWFAA
- a CDS encoding cAMP-specific 3',5'-cyclic phosphodiesterase 7B, whose amino-acid sequence is MENAACNLIYVDRSIRQDRIVRASSYNSDGTEGPLAGSSDYETQALRENVQLLLEFIGDVHLVATGASCLTQLFDLLDHSIIETKPIIVLIDVSNNEPTPKDRPRSGSHSRPRTPSRTTESLDDEFSHTSNDADLYGTRLLQRIVSESHLRNVSSLVVPISLVGSPGVDEFSADVTQASIREKSGRISKNPHDSVDLGLFKYCLDLGATDVMVKPLKCVTSIQVHAYQAYKEASKQRQAVLELKRGRKRSWVGVDDAKPYAYLREDMVSSLMGRICRPGDDQDDRVSNVRISVSQDRRSQIAKAVSRWHFCAHDFSDDELIVAATLMLKHALAMPELERWRMSTDQLSTFLIACRAAYNNFVPYHNFRHVIDVLQATFNFLVQIGSLPPFPPRSDDYIATPQPTSPIATLMKPFEALTLLVTAVGHDVGHPGVNNGFLVTLNAPLAQLYNDRSVLESFHCAAYSQILRRYWPAAFEDLQMRNLMISSILATDMGLHFDYMKKLGDLQEKLHENNAIEGWNGRVIEEHKALACAILIKCADISNVARKHDTALKWTHILSDEFSRQASMETDLGIQSSLMAPPKKDVISLSKAQLGFMNLFAIPLFQGVADILPAMQYCVDELEINKALFDQMIVAEQSRHDRPKAAREPTLSPKTMSVIIPAESEYAIDISDGHGKNDISAEDVLKRHANPEEKPDTNPEHKPPHIPEPYNQYKEVNGTTSEFEAVADFAATDPFNMQESRPCTSRKQRCSEATDGSASAPGTGDWASQATSATTGKMPLSPSTQGTSILSQESLDRPVSVPATMVTAPDEPHANKHQLPVRLDHKSHSDSRLEISPSHSVEDDTHSTSPNGKLSVEGSTLKKKSSRFRMNAFTFFRRHRGASPPLSAADTAG